GGTTTTTATTTTCCATTAATATCTTTAGTAACTTGAATTCTTGTATTGTTAATCGGATTTCTTTGCCTGCTCTTTCTATCTGGTGCTTATCTATATTTAGTCTCAAGTCGTTGCATTCGAGGATATTCATATCCTCATTATAGTTCAGTTTTGCTCTTCGCGTGAGTGCATTTATGTGTGCTATGAGCTCTCGGAATAAAAAAGGCTTAGTCAGATAGTTATCTGCTCCATAATCCAATGCTTTTATCCGGTCATTCGTTTCACTCAATGCGCTGATAACCAATATAGGTGCGTTTACTTTTTTGCGGCGGGTGTATTGGAGAAGTTCTAAACCATCAATTCCAGGTAGCATGATATCAAGTAAAATCAGGTCCCATTTTCTTTGGGTTATCATATTTCTGGCTTCAATACCATTATCTGTCCAAATTACTGCGTGGTCATTTTCTTCTAAGCCACGTACAATAAATTCGCTGATGCGAGCATTGTCTTCAATAAGCAGAATAAGCATAATAAAATAGAGGATTTTGTTTTCAATGATTTATGCAACAAATATATGGCTTTAATATTATAGAGGAGTTTAAACTTGTCATATTTTTATTTCTTTTTGTATATGCCTTGGATTTCTAATCTATTTCTAATGCGGTTTGCTGTATAGTTCTAATTTATCCTTTAAATGTCTCTAAAGTTAAGATGTTATTTTTGCGCCGTAATAATTATTGTTTAAAAATTGATATATGTTCATGAAATCTATTATTTTTTATGCGCTATTTTTATTTCTTTTTAACCAACATCTTTCAGCGCAGAGATTTGTAGTAAAAGGTATTGTTAGTG
Above is a window of Bacteroides helcogenes P 36-108 DNA encoding:
- a CDS encoding response regulator transcription factor, producing the protein MLILLIEDNARISEFIVRGLEENDHAVIWTDNGIEARNMITQRKWDLILLDIMLPGIDGLELLQYTRRKKVNAPILVISALSETNDRIKALDYGADNYLTKPFLFRELIAHINALTRRAKLNYNEDMNILECNDLRLNIDKHQIERAGKEIRLTIQEFKLLKILMENKNRVVTRTELLDNVWGINCDNTTNVVDVYISYLRNKIDAEHDIKLIKTIKGRGYLIQDTSTSK